GGTCGATGTTTTGGTGATAGACGATATCCACTTCCTGGGCGCGGGCGAAAAGCAGGCAAGCCAGGAGGAATTCTTCCATACGTTTAACGCGCTCCACAACGCCCAGAAGCAGATTATACTTTCCAGCGATTCTCCGCCTCAGGATATCCCGACTTTGGAAGACCGGCTGGTCTCCCGCTTTAAATGGGGGCAGGTGGCGCGGCTGGATTCGCCGACCTTTGAAACGCGCATGGCGATTATCAAGCAGACTGCCGAGTGGATGAAAAAGGCCGTGCCGGACGACGTCTGCGATTTTATCGCCTCCAGCGTGGAATCGAACATCCGCGATTTGGAAGGCGCCCTTAAAAACGTCATTGGCTTCGCCGAGGCGACCAAGAAACCGATTGACCTGGCGCTGGCAAAGGATTCCCTGCGTGATTTGATAGGCGTTTCCGCCTTCCCGGTCACCATCCCGCAGATACAGGAAGTCATCAGCAAGTTCTTTAACGTCAAGATATCGGATTTGCAGTCCAAGAAGCGCGTCAAATCCGTTTCCGTCCCGCGGCAAATCGGTATTTACCTGGCGCGGTCTTTGACTTCGCTCTCGCTTGAAGAAATCGGAGCGGCGTTCGGGGGCAAAGACCACTCCACGGTGATGTATTCGGTGGAGAAAATAAAGCAGCGTGCCCATAAAGACCGCCAGTTTACGGCGACTTTAAACCAGCTGACCAAGAACGTGAAACAAGGAGGATAAACGGTTGAAACCCTGTGGGAAAAGGCGGGAGTTTTCCGCATTTCTCCCCATGTTTTCGGATTAGGGCAAATGAAAAATCGGATTCGCCCGGTTATCCACCGGCCGCTAACAGCGCCGTTTGGTTGTAGGTCCATAGATTACGTAACTAAGGAACGTTACTCCCCGAACGAGGGGAAGATAATAAGAATAATTATATATATTAATAAGGAGTAATTAGTATGAAGGTAGTTTGTAAAAGAAACGATTTGCTTGACGCGTTCAGCATGGTTAATGTCGTCATTCCCACCAGAAGCACCGTTCCGGTATTGCAGAATATCAATCTTACCGCGGAAGGCTCCAGCCTCTATATCATCGGAACTGATTTAGAGGTGGGCATAAAGGTGGAGATAAAAGCGGAGGTAAAGGATAAAGGCAGTTTGCTCATCCCGACCATGCGGCTGGGCGCTCTTTTAAGGGAAACCGCGGACGAAAATATCAAGATAGAAACCAGGAATAATATCGCCAGCATTACAACCAAGGAAGGCGAATATAAGCTGGTCGGGCCCGACCCTGTGGATTACCCGGAGTTCCCGGCATTCGACTCCGCTAAGGCGTTTGATATGGAGCCCAAAGGCGTAAGGGAAATGATACATAAGACGATATTCGCCACCTCGGCGGAAATCACCCGCTATGCCTTAACCGGCATACTGGTGGAAATCAGGAAGAAAGAAATAAGAATGGTCGGAAGCGACGGCAAGAGGCTGGCGTTCATAAAGCACCGCTCGGAGCAGAGCGTGGAGCAGGATAAAAAGGTCATTGTCCCGAGCAAGGGAATGATGCTACTGGAGCGCGTCATCCGGGACGACCACAAGCTGAAAATCGCGATAGACGATACCCTGATAAAAATATGCCTTTCCCCCGCAAAGGAAAAGCATCCGGAAACGATTATCTTCTCGCGGCTGGTGGACGGCGCTTTTCCGGATTACGAAAGCATCATCCCGACTGACGGGAACAAGGTCCTGGAAATGAAGAGCGAGGATTTGCACAGCGCTTTAAGAAGGGCAACCGTGGTCACCACGGATAAATTCAAGGCGACCAAGTTTATCCTGAAGGACAACAAGTTAAGCTTGCTCAGTAAGACCCAAGAAGTGGGCGAGGCAAAGGTGGAGGTGGAGGCGAAATACAAAGGCGAGCCTTTTGAAATCGTCTTTAATCCGGATTTCTTTATAGACGCTTTGAGGGTCTTGGGGGAAGGCAACCTGGCGATAGAGTTCAAGGAAAAAACCTCCCCGGCAGTCTTTAAATGGGGCAAGGACTATGTGTATCTCGTCATGCCATTGACGATTGATATATAAAAACAGGTTATCAGTTAATTCGGCGTCCCGACCCTACCTGTGTAAAATATCGTTGATCGTTCTGGCCAAAAGTGACGGGGCTGGTCAAAGTAAAGGGAGAAGGGACAATTGCCCCCAATAGAGCTAAATAAACTTTGCGTCTTTGTGGTTAATCCTGTCGGCAGCACATCGAAATTTCCTTGCGCCTCTACTAATAAAAATGATATATTTTAGGCGTCCCCGAATCCCGCTATGCGGGAGAAGTGAGACCAAACTTCCATTTGCGGTTATATAATCTTGGTTAAGAATAAAAGCGGGGATTACGAGGCGTCCACGGAATTACTGATTTATCGCAGGTGGTTACGGGGAAGATGGCAAATAAATAAAACGCGGATAATTGAGTACTAACGAATAAAAAATAGTATAAAAAGCTTATGCCAAACGGTACTCGTAAATATCCTGACCCTGATTTAAAACTTTTATGGGGATTGGCAGCCGCCAGATGTTCTTTTCCAAATTGTAGAGAAAAATGCGTGGTAGAAGCAACGAGTAAAGATCCAACAAAACCCATAGGTAAAATATCGCATATTTATGCACACGCTGATAAAGGGCCAAGAGCGAAACCTGATATGACTTCCAAAGAACGTGATTGTTATAATAACTGGATATTGTTATGTGGGACTCACCATGACACCATAGACGTTCAACCTAATACATATACTCCAGAACAACTTAAACAATGGAAAGTAGACCACGAAAAGTGGGTCACAAATAAACTTGCTATAGACATTCCGTCAATC
This is a stretch of genomic DNA from Planctomycetota bacterium. It encodes these proteins:
- the dnaA gene encoding chromosomal replication initiator protein DnaA, with amino-acid sequence MKALTPELKDKIYKEIRGKLPPDEAASWMKSLEFLQTENGTLEIPLPNDYFRNWYEKHYKDLIAKTVSEVLGIQPKIIFKIPSDYQGTLFESAAKESGHDPKAPKPHKPAPEAKPPVANANRPKGGTLNSKYTFEQFVVGPCNRLAHAWSMAVAENPGKAYNPLFIHGSVGLGKTHLLQAACHYILAKRPEYSIYYLSCEGFVNDYISAVRSGGYDAFRNKYRSVDVLVIDDIHFLGAGEKQASQEEFFHTFNALHNAQKQIILSSDSPPQDIPTLEDRLVSRFKWGQVARLDSPTFETRMAIIKQTAEWMKKAVPDDVCDFIASSVESNIRDLEGALKNVIGFAEATKKPIDLALAKDSLRDLIGVSAFPVTIPQIQEVISKFFNVKISDLQSKKRVKSVSVPRQIGIYLARSLTSLSLEEIGAAFGGKDHSTVMYSVEKIKQRAHKDRQFTATLNQLTKNVKQGG
- the dnaN gene encoding DNA polymerase III subunit beta; protein product: MKVVCKRNDLLDAFSMVNVVIPTRSTVPVLQNINLTAEGSSLYIIGTDLEVGIKVEIKAEVKDKGSLLIPTMRLGALLRETADENIKIETRNNIASITTKEGEYKLVGPDPVDYPEFPAFDSAKAFDMEPKGVREMIHKTIFATSAEITRYALTGILVEIRKKEIRMVGSDGKRLAFIKHRSEQSVEQDKKVIVPSKGMMLLERVIRDDHKLKIAIDDTLIKICLSPAKEKHPETIIFSRLVDGAFPDYESIIPTDGNKVLEMKSEDLHSALRRATVVTTDKFKATKFILKDNKLSLLSKTQEVGEAKVEVEAKYKGEPFEIVFNPDFFIDALRVLGEGNLAIEFKEKTSPAVFKWGKDYVYLVMPLTIDI